The genomic DNA CCTGAAGGCCCGAACTTCGACGCCGGCAAGGGTGAGATCACGGTGACTCCCGGCGGTGAGCCGGTGGTCGTTAAGGATCTGCCTGCCGGTGCGCAGGTGACTCTCGAAGAGGTCGCCCCGAAGAACCCTGAGGGCGGCACCTGGACGGATGTCTCCTGGAGCGAGGGCAACGTCGTGACGATCGGCAAGGATGAGACCACCTCGGTCGTCCTGGACAACGCCATCGAGCTCAATACCGGCAACTTCTCCGTGGCCAAGGAGCTCGACGGTGCCGGCTCCGGACTGCTGCCGGACGATGCCAGCTTCCTCGTTCACTACGAGTACGAGGCAGGCAAGGGCTTCGAGGCTGGTAAGGGCCAGTTCGAGGTGTCCGCAGACGGCACGGCCGTCACCAGCGAACAGCTGCCGTATGGTGCCAAGGTGCACCTGACGGAGGCGGAGCCGATCAACATCGAAGGCGCGACGTGGGAAGGCTACGAGTTCAGCCCATCGACCGTGACCATCGGTGACGGCACCACCGTCGAGGTGAAGCTGACGAACACCTACGGCCTTAACGAGGGTTACTTCTCCGTGACGAAGGCTGTGGAGGGATCCGGTAAGGGTCTCGTGCCCGAAGACACCGAGTTCACCGTCGAGTACTCCTACCCGGCTGGCAACGGTTTCGACGCCGGTAAGGGTGAGCTCAAGGTGAAGGCCGACGGCAAGACCGTGAAGAGCGATCCTCTGCCCTATGGCGCCGAGGTGACTCTGGCCGAGGTCGAACCAGTGAAGGTCGAAGGCGGTACGTGGGTGGACTTCGAGTTCAGCACGGACACGTTCACGATCGGTGACGGTACGACGGTCGATATCCTCCTGACGAACGAGCACGACCTCAACTCGGGTCACTTCTCCGTCGTCAAGGCGCTCGAGGGATCAGGCGCCGGATTGGTGTCTGATGGCACCGAGTTCACCGTTGAGTATTCGTACCCGGCTGGCAATGGTTTCGATGCCGGTAGGGGTGAGCTTGTGGTGAAGGCCGATGGAACGGTCGCCACCAGTGAAGCGCTGCCGTACGGTGCGAAGGTCACGCTGTCCGAGGTTGCCCCGGAGGCGCCCGAAGGCGGCGAGTGGATCAGTCACGAGTTCAGCCCGGAGACTGTCACCATCGGGGACGGCACGACGGCTGAGGTCACGCTGACGAACACGATCGGACTCAACGACGGATACTTCTCCGTGACGAAGGCCGTCGAGGGAACCGGTGCGGGCCTCGTGCCCGCAGACACGGAGTTCACCGTTGAGTACTCCTACCCCGCCGGCAACGGTTTCGAAGCCGGTAAGGGTGAGCTCAAGGTGAAGGCCGACGGTGAGACCGTCAAGAGCGATCCTCTGCCCTACGGCGCCGAGGTGGCCCTGACCGAGGTCGAACCCGTGAAGATCGAGGGCGGTGAGTGGGTGAACTTCGAGTTCAGCACGGATACGCTCGCGATCGGTGACGGGACGACGGTGGACGTCCTGCTCACGAATGAGAATGAGCGGGGTGCGGGTCACTTCTCCGTGGTCAAGGCTCTTGACGGCACGGGAGCAGACCTGGTGAACCCGACCACGGAGTTCGTCGTCGAGTACTCCTACCCGGCCGGTGACGGATTCGACGCCGGCAAGGGTGAGCTCGTCGTGAAGGCCGATGGCACGATCGCGACCAGCGATGCTCTGCCGTACGGTGCGGAACTCACCCTCAAGGAGGCGGCTCCGGTCGCGATCGAAGGTGGTGAGTGGACCGATCACAAGTTCAGTGAGGACACTGTGACGATCGGTGAGAACACCACCGTTGAGGTGACCTTGACGAACTCGATCAAGGCCGACGAGAAGCCGGACGAGCCAAGTAAACCTGGCGATCCAGGTGATCCGGGCAAGCCCGGTGACCCGGGCGATCCAGGAAAGCCGGGTGACGGTGGACCTCTGCCGCGGACCGGCATGTCCCCGTGGGGTGCACTGGCAGCGGGCCTTGCGCTGATCGCAGTGGGTGCCGGAGTGTACTTCTACACCACACGTAGGAGGCGCGCCTGACAGTCGGTCTCCGGCCTCCGTTCTCAACGGCGGCCGGAGAACCGGAGGCATGAACCGCTGAAGGAAACTCAAAAGCCGTGGGCCGCCTGCAGATTGCAGGCCGGCCCACGGCATTTGTATGTGGAGCGTCCGAGCTCAGTCCAGCGTCGGCACGTAGTCGCGCAGCCACGACTTGAGCTCCGCACCGAGGTCCTCACGGTCGCAGGCGATCTGCACAACCGCCTTGAGATAGTCGAGCTTGTCACCCGTGTCGTAGCGGGCGCCCTTGAACACGACTCCGTACACCCCGTGGCCGTCGTCTCCGGCGAGTTCCTGCAGGGCGTCGGTGAGCTGGATTTCGTTGCCGCGTCCCGGCTCGGTGGTCTCGAGAACGTCGAAGATCTCCGGAGCCAGCACATAGCGGCCGATGATCGCGAGATTCGAGGGAGCATCCTCGGTGGCGGGCTTTTCGACGAGGTCGGTGACCTTGACGACCTCGTCATCAGTCGTGGTCTCGACGGCCGCGCAGCCGTAGAGGTGGATCGCCTCGGGCGGGACCTCCATGAGCGCAACGACGCTGCCGCCGGTGTTCTCAGCAACCTCGATCATTTTCGGCAGGATCGGGCTGCGCTCATCGATGAGGTCATCGCCGAGGAGCACGGCGAACGGTTCATCGCCCACATGCTGACGTCCCTTGAGCACGGCATGGCCGAGGCCCTTCGGGTCCCCTTGGCGCACGTAGTGGATATCAGCGAGGTCCGTCGAATGTTGAACGGCGGCGAGCTTCTTTTCGTCACCCTTTTTCGCCAGCGCCATTTCAAGTCCGTCAACCCGGTCGAAGTGATCCTCCAGCGGCCGCTTGTTGCGCCCAGTGATCATAACGACGTCTCGAAGACCCGCTTCTGTTGCTTCTTCGACGACGTACTGGATCGCTGGTTTGTCGACGACGGGAAGCATCTCTTTGGGCGTGGCCTTGGTGGCGGGGAGGAACCGAGTTCCCAGGCCGGCGACGGGGATCACGGCCTTGCGCACTCTATTGTTTTGTTCAACAGTCATGCAATGAATTCTATCGAAC from Brevibacterium sp. JSBI002 includes the following:
- the galU gene encoding UTP--glucose-1-phosphate uridylyltransferase GalU, translated to MTVEQNNRVRKAVIPVAGLGTRFLPATKATPKEMLPVVDKPAIQYVVEEATEAGLRDVVMITGRNKRPLEDHFDRVDGLEMALAKKGDEKKLAAVQHSTDLADIHYVRQGDPKGLGHAVLKGRQHVGDEPFAVLLGDDLIDERSPILPKMIEVAENTGGSVVALMEVPPEAIHLYGCAAVETTTDDEVVKVTDLVEKPATEDAPSNLAIIGRYVLAPEIFDVLETTEPGRGNEIQLTDALQELAGDDGHGVYGVVFKGARYDTGDKLDYLKAVVQIACDREDLGAELKSWLRDYVPTLD